The Pyrus communis chromosome 14, drPyrComm1.1, whole genome shotgun sequence sequence CATTGCGGCACAAACTGGGCAACATCTCTCTTGGCTTTGCTGCTCCCACATGGACCTTGACTGCAGCTTTGCAGCAAGCATATACACACCCTAGGCCTTTGGCCTGGTTGGGTTGTCTCAGGCTCGTACTCCCCAATCACGAAGGAAGCTTGCAACTTTCCTTTTGAACCTCCCTCTGCTCTCGGCCCCTGCCAGTAAGCTGTCATGCTTGCTGGGTTACTGTCCCGCATGCACTAAGGCTTATAGCCTGCTCCAGTATCAGCCCATATACATGGGTTTGGTCCTTAAATGACGCCAGCCCACTATGGCTGGGCTCCCGTGCATTAACAGGCTAGCAAATCTGCTGGGTTTTGTCCCATGCCATCCCCGAGGCCCAACCTTGAAACCCAGTTGCGGCTGGGGTTTCTCCCTCACCCGATGACGAGAAGTTCACACCCGAGGTTCTTTTTTGGGCCATGCCTTTTACTCAAGGTACCCAACCCAAGCCCAATTATCTTTTGGGCAATTTTTTCGACCCACATGCTATTATTTTAGCATTCTAAATAGTATTAGCCCGTATGTTAACATTATTTAGCTTCTACAATCGACCCTGTTTCGTcctgatctattgaattaattaaaagtgacctgtagtccattaatctgataatgaatccaaaattattgacctgaatatcacttttggatattaacgattcaataatttatttttatactttgaaccattGACATGCTTTCGTAATAAcgaaataaaggcacaatggagtggaataacacacacccacaattacacatctctctctctttctctctctttctctctattatTGCtgcacctttctctctctctatggcatccataattgttcagtaaaatATGGCTACAACATTGAgtattttgttttcactttttcgGGAATGGAATTAAatcttgattattttgttttgacTCTTATAGCAGTCAatgcaataaaaaaaatcttgatTATTTTGAAGGGTAatactagggagactaaatttatagaccaaattttgtaaactaattgAGCCCATAGAGTTGGCTAGACTCGATTCTTCAAAAGTAGATGGACAATCATACTCCAGATACTTTGAAGCTCCTGAGAAATGGCCTTGCCTTGGCTTCCTTTAGTTGGGAATAATAGAATGACCACAACAGCTGAAGTGCAAAGGAAGTTCTGCTGGACCCTGCGATCGTCTAGAAGATGGATTCCAACTCTGCAAAGGAGGTTCTTGTCTGGAAGACGGACTCCAACTCTGAATCGAGGGTTTAGCGGATTGTGCTTCTTATCTAAGTGTTGCTAATGATTCGTATTTGGACATGCAACTAGCACAATCAGAGCTTATTTTAGGGCCAAGAAAGCATTGTAGTGTTATTAAACGCCCCATCCGGTTACTATTTAAATGAGGCCGAAAAAGTAAACTTCAGTACCagttaattttaaagaaaactaatgaaaatggcttgaaaactttaagttttaacgaaaagatcaaataaagggtaaagtgaatagtaccaggattgactttttagtgtaaaaatgtgatttttcatttaaatgAAAAGTAtcaggagcttttcgttaaaattctcttaaTTTTAATCAATTCCCAATCCGAAAAGGAAAAAGGATTCCTAGACAAATAAGGAAATCTGGTCCGCCACGTCTTACACGATTTGGGTTTTCCTAATTTAACCCTAATTCAACTCACCATGAATGtgtaaccccaaaaaaaaaaaaaaaaaaaaaaaaaaaactaactcaGAATCTCTATATATTCCTCCACCCTACACAATTTTAATCAATTCCCAATCCGGAAAGGAAAAGGATTCCTAGACAAATAAGGAAATCTAGTCCGCCAAGTCCTACATGATTTGGGTTTTCCTAATTTAACCCTATTTCAACTCACCATGAATGcctgacccaaaaaaaaaaaaactcactcagaatttctataTATTCCTCCACCCTCGGAAGTTCACACCTCAAAGTGTCAAGTTCTCTTACGTGCCTCGACAACATGAAGCTCATCGAGAAATTGAGGCTTAGGCTTTTCAACGGGGCTTTCGACTCCACAAAATGCGACAAAACAACAGTATTGGCGGTGGATAGGATACGCAAGTtaaggaagaggaaagaggaggaCATTGCGAAGATGAGGAACAAAATTTGTGCTCTCTTGCAGTGTGGTCAAGtcccaattaataaaacttgcACTGCTCGTATTTTGATCGAAGATCTGATAAGAGAAGAAAACATTTTGGAGGCGTACGTGTTGATCAAGGGTTTTTGTAACTTAGTTAGGGGTAGGCTCTCAGTCATTCAAGTGCAGAGGGAATGGcctgaaaatttaaaacaaGCGATTAGTAGTTTAATTTTTGCAGCTAAAAAATGCTTCCACGAGATTCCAGAATTATTGACACTTGAGAAAATTATTAAGAAGAAGTATGGAAGTGATTTTGTGCTTGCGGTTACTCAAACCAACTGTGTTGCTCCCGTGATTGTCGAGAAGCTCTCAAATAGAAACTCTACAGACGAAGAAATAGAGAAGATTATTCAGCAAATAGCCAAGCCATGCAATATAAATGGAGAACAAGCAGCGTGGAACTGTCATCCCACATCACCATACTTATATGATGGAGTTGCGTACAATGCTTTTAGcaattataagtgaagaaattgtAGTATATCCAATTTGGAGTAGTTTACTCTTTGAAAAAGAAATTGGCGGCTTACTATAATGTAGCTAGGAATCATGTATGACAGGAGTGCttattaccattttttttttttagagtaatgttatttttaTCATCTAAATATATCACAATTTCATATCAACTTATATAGATATTGAAGTGGACTAACACATCAATTTAAAAAAGATCTTGTACCAGCAGAGGTCAACAATCACATTAACTAAAAGAatgatcttttttattttttattgtttattttctgaaaaatggGACAATTGGTGGCAAGCCACGGTTATACATCCCTTTCGAAGGACAGGAAGACTCACAGATGCattttagccttttttttttttttttttttttgtaaagaaatTGATGAAAGCCTAATGCTCAAGTTTTCTAGGCTCACAGTTGCCTCCTCCTTCCTCTCATCTCTCCATCGTCATTTTGCTTTTCTGATGACTAATGGTACCCCTCCACCTTTGCCGATGACTGATCAAACCTCCACAATCACAAGTGAGAGGCTCGGGGTAAGAAGACAGTTCATCCCAAAGATCTTTGAGTTTGGGGTAGTATGTGAAGATTGACTGCTGTCCCTGGCAACATTAGACAATTTCTTGTTGAATTTGATAAATCCTTGAATTATTGCCTTGTAAGAATCAATCCTCAAGATCCTTTTGTTCGCCCCTAATATTCGCCATGGGCCTCGCGGGCATTTCGGAAATTTACTTGAACAATAATTTGGTGGGTGCGAGCCTGCCACTACTAGATGCCTCTAGTAGACGGGATTTGAATGATTGAGATTGTGCCTGAGTACGACTTCTAACCAAGAGGTTGTGCCATTGAGTGAGAGTGGCTCAAATCAAGGTTCTTTCTTTGCCTTAAAGATAAGGACTTCACTTATGTGGAGAAATGTAACAATATGTAAATGGCAGGTTTGCCGGAAGTGTAAATGACAGAGGAAAATAAATGACTGGTATTGTAGATTgcttgtaaattaaatgactaGAAATGAGTTGTACAGAAATGTAATTATTTAAAGTACAAAACATTATAAGTACAAAGGGATGCCAAATACAAGGTTCGAGCTTGTTCCCAAGGGATCGGGCGAGTTGCTCTAGTCTTGTGGCAAGTTCTAGTGGTTTGGGGAATGGCTTTGAAGgttgtaaataaaaatacaaaggaGATCAATACTACCGAGTGAGCAGCAGAGCTAAAAACAAGGAAAGTAAAGGGTGCTTGGCTAAAAGTAAATGTTTACAAGGAAATTGAGGAGCTGATTTAAGTAGAGTTgcttgattgattgattgagtgTCCATAATCCTTTTGCCTCTGCTTCTTTATATAGAGAACTAAGAGAGACCCACTTGCTGAGAACATTGAACATGTTGAGAGAAATCCACTGCCAGCttgtatataaaataatattaaaagaggccaactcacatttccaccacatGTCTATTAAAATCATATTAAAAAAGGCcaactcacatttccaccacatGTCTATTAATTCTACTTGCAATAGATTAATATTTAAAAGAAGCAAGTTGGCTTCTTTCCTCCACATGTCCATCTCCTAAGTCTACCAACATCCTTACTCATAATAAAGCCATAGCTTCAAACCATGTGGAGAAACATTCTCACATGCAACTTTTTGTATATTTGCACACTAGTCCCCCAAAATGTCATATTTTGGCTTTTAAACCCAATTAAGTAAAATTGTGCATATTTTAGGTGCAAACACCTTCCACACGGCAGTCGCGATTTGCAGTAGAGTTTACTGCCAACAATAGTATCGTGCTTGGATTGCAAGGTCCACAAGAGTACCATGTCGTTGCATCTCTGCCAAATGGGAAATTTTGCATCAgacatggatcctctccggattcatTGGTCTTAATCCACCAAGTCACATCATCtaaatcattgaaatttgatctaacgactaaagttattataacttttaaagtgggcccctgtttgtagccgttggattaaatttcaatgaccCGGATGATTTGACTTGGTGAATTAGGACCAatggatccgaagaggatccatgTCCTTTTGCATCGGTGGTTGCAGGAGCTTTATTTGATAGACCCATCAATAGACTGGAGCTTATTCTTTGCACTCTGAGGAATGCGCATAGAATGGCACCATTGTCCGTAGTTTTGTCATTCGAGGAGTTTTGAAACTAGAACAAGATTCGATGAATCCGAGTGATGTAAGGTGAGAGGATCGGATGTGTTTAGCACCGCCTCTGTTAGCTGTGTCTGTAGTAAAGGTTGGTTGTGTTTGTAGCGGAAAATGAATGGGTGTCGAGAGTCACCAGGATCGTGCTGATCTGATGCCATATAAATTGATGTGTGAATATGTTTGTACTGGATATTTGTAACTGTACAGAGACAATCCTTTCCTCCAATCACTGCAAGACGGATCATGATTATATGATCCTACAATCACTCCATATCATATCATGATCAGATCGCTCACTAGTTTGCTTCCCTTAACAGACGCAACTATTGTATCTTCATGCACAACCTTTATAGTTAACCACTTTCACATCTACATAAAAGGCGAACCTCATTTAGGCATTCAACTTATTTATCAATTTCATTTATAGCATTAACAAGTCCTTAGTATATTTAGACTAAGGGAGTGAAACATTGTGTTTCAGTAAGGCCTTATGATTTGACTGCTACTCATACCAGAAGAGAATGTttggagggggagagagagagagagagagagagagagagagagagagatgttgaagaaaagaagaaacacTGACTTGTATGATATCAGTTGAGAATTACAACGCACCTCACTTTTTCTATATCAACTAGAGAGCACATTAGACTTGATAGCTAACTCTTGCTATAAGAAACAAACTTTTCCTCTAACAACCTGTTATTCATCTTAACTTATCATCCCAGGATTCTGATACATGGCACCTCACAGAATGATGACAATTGTCGCCAAATACCCCTCAATCTCAGCAAAGAATTTCAGCCTGAGATTTTAATCAATATATTCCTTCACCCTGCACGATTTTAATCAATTCCCAATCAGGAAAGGAAAAGGATTCCTAGATAAATAAAGAAATCCGGTCCGCCACGTTCTACGCGATTTGAGTTTTCCTAATTTAACTCTAGTTCAACTCACCATGAATGcctaacccaaaaaaaaaatataaactcaCTCAGAATCTCTATATATTCCTCCACCCTACACAATTTTAATCAATTCCCAATCCGGAAAGGAAAAGGATTCCTAGACAAATAAGGAAATCTGGTCCGCCACGTCCTACACGAATTGGGTTTTCCTAATTTAACCCTAATTCAACTCACCATGAATGcctgacccaaaaaaaaaaaaaaaaaaaaacccactcaAAATCTCTATATATTCCTCCACCCTCGTAAGTTCACACCTCAAATTGTCAAGTTCTCTTACGTGCCTCGACAACATGAAGCTCATCGAGAAATTGAGGCTTAGGCTTTTCAACGGGGCTTTCGACTCCACAAAATGCGACAAAACAACAGTGTTGGTGGTGGATGGGATACGCAAGTtaaggaagaggaaagaggaggaCATTGCGAAGATGAGGAACAAAATTTGTGCTCTCTTGCAGTGTGGTCAAGacccaattaataaaacttgcACTGCTCGTATTTTGATCGAACATCTGATAAGAGAAGAA is a genomic window containing:
- the LOC137714326 gene encoding uncharacterized protein — encoded protein: MKLIEKLRLRLFNGAFDSTKCDKTTVLAVDRIRKLRKRKEEDIAKMRNKICALLQCGQVPINKTCTARILIEDLIREENILEAYVLIKGFCNLVRGRLSVIQVQREWPENLKQAISSLIFAAKKCFHEIPELLTLEKIIKKKYGSDFVLAVTQTNCVAPVIVEKLSNRNSTDEEIEKIIQQIAKPCNINGEQAAWNCHPTSPYLYDGVAYNAFSNYK